In Acidaminococcus fermentans DSM 20731, one genomic interval encodes:
- the glsA gene encoding glutaminase A encodes MVMDKEEIQRILEKALEEGRNVLYEGRVASYIPELAKANSGNLGVCLMRKDGTEYSAGDCNIPFTMQSISKTFSLILALQTAGYDKVFSKIGMEPTGDRFDSILQLELKDWRPFNPMINAGAIVTASCIESPDPFQSFLDLVRRLCANPRISLNESVYRSEKKTGTRNRSIAYLLKSDNVLDGEPEEVLDVYFRMCSVMVTARDLAHYGMILSNHGVDPQTGEQLVDSTIVRIVTTLMMLCGMYDESGEYAVKVGMPSKSGVGGGICAIARHGIGIGTFGPMLNKKGNSVGGERILRILSESLGLHVFDTKEF; translated from the coding sequence ATGGTCATGGACAAAGAAGAGATCCAGCGGATCCTGGAAAAAGCCCTGGAAGAAGGCAGGAATGTCCTGTACGAAGGCAGGGTGGCCAGCTACATCCCGGAACTGGCCAAAGCCAATTCCGGGAACCTGGGGGTCTGCCTTATGCGGAAGGACGGGACGGAATACTCCGCCGGGGACTGCAACATCCCCTTTACCATGCAGAGCATCTCCAAGACCTTCTCCCTGATCCTGGCCCTCCAGACTGCCGGCTATGACAAGGTATTCAGCAAGATCGGCATGGAACCCACCGGGGACCGGTTCGACAGCATCCTGCAGCTGGAGCTGAAGGACTGGCGGCCCTTCAATCCCATGATCAACGCCGGCGCCATCGTGACAGCCAGCTGCATTGAATCCCCGGACCCCTTCCAGAGTTTCCTGGACCTGGTCCGGCGGCTCTGCGCCAATCCCCGGATCAGCCTCAACGAATCCGTCTACCGGTCCGAAAAAAAGACCGGCACCCGAAACCGGTCCATTGCCTACCTGCTGAAAAGCGACAATGTACTGGATGGGGAGCCGGAAGAGGTACTGGATGTGTACTTCCGCATGTGTTCCGTGATGGTCACCGCCCGGGATCTGGCCCATTACGGGATGATCCTGTCCAACCACGGGGTGGATCCCCAGACCGGGGAGCAGCTGGTGGATTCCACCATTGTCCGGATCGTCACCACCCTGATGATGCTCTGCGGCATGTACGATGAATCAGGCGAATATGCCGTCAAAGTGGGCATGCCCAGCAAAAGCGGCGTGGGCGGCGGCATCTGCGCCATTGCCCGCCACGGTATCGGCATCGGCACCTTCGGCCCCATGCTGAACAAAAAAGGCAACAGCGTGGGCGGGGAACGGATCCTCCGGATCCTCTCCGAATCCCTGGGCCTCCACGTGTTCGATACGAAGGAATTCTAA
- a CDS encoding adenylosuccinate synthase, with protein MSSVVVIGSQWGDEGKGKIVDYLAQQADAVVRYSGGSNAGHTVVVNDVSYKLRLLPSGILYRDKTCILGNGVVINPRVVLQEIAEMKAKGVDTSNLLISDRAHVVFPYHEKQDELQEAALGDAKIGTTKGGIGPCYMDKYARTGIRVCDLMNKDILAEKLKRNLAAKNALFTKVYGAEPLEYEPMLKAYLGYAEELRPHVTDTSVALGNIFDANKKVLFEGAQATFLDIDYGTYPYVTSSNPTAGNAATGSGVGPRFIDHVVGVVKAYTTRVGEGPFVCELFDTDGPGTYLRNTGHEFGTVTGRPRRCGWLDAFMVKYAARLNSMDALAITRLDILDGLDEIKMCTGWTIDGEPIQHIPADLSILAKAQPVYETFKGWKKDISGVRSYGDLPKEAQAYLARLSEVVGVEIGIVSVGPNRDQTFCLKEFF; from the coding sequence ATGTCATCTGTTGTTGTAATCGGTTCCCAGTGGGGGGACGAAGGCAAAGGAAAGATCGTTGACTATCTGGCCCAGCAGGCTGATGCGGTGGTCCGCTATTCCGGCGGCTCCAATGCCGGTCATACGGTGGTGGTCAATGACGTTTCCTACAAACTGCGTCTGCTGCCCAGCGGCATCCTGTATCGGGACAAGACCTGCATCCTGGGCAACGGGGTTGTGATCAATCCCCGTGTGGTGCTCCAGGAAATCGCCGAAATGAAGGCCAAAGGGGTGGACACCAGCAATCTGCTGATCAGCGACCGGGCCCATGTGGTGTTCCCGTACCATGAAAAACAGGACGAACTCCAGGAAGCAGCCCTGGGGGATGCCAAGATCGGCACCACCAAAGGCGGCATCGGCCCCTGCTATATGGACAAATACGCCCGTACCGGGATCCGGGTCTGCGACCTGATGAACAAAGACATCCTGGCGGAAAAACTGAAACGGAACCTGGCGGCAAAGAATGCCCTGTTCACCAAAGTGTACGGCGCTGAACCTCTGGAATATGAACCCATGCTGAAGGCGTATCTGGGGTATGCGGAAGAACTGCGGCCCCATGTAACTGATACCAGCGTGGCGCTGGGGAACATTTTCGATGCCAACAAGAAAGTCCTGTTCGAAGGGGCCCAGGCCACCTTCCTGGACATCGACTACGGCACCTATCCCTATGTGACCAGCTCCAACCCCACCGCCGGCAATGCGGCTACGGGCAGCGGCGTAGGGCCCCGGTTCATCGACCATGTGGTGGGGGTTGTGAAAGCCTATACCACCCGGGTAGGGGAAGGTCCCTTTGTGTGCGAACTGTTCGATACCGACGGCCCGGGAACCTATCTGCGGAACACCGGCCATGAATTCGGCACTGTTACCGGGCGGCCCCGCCGCTGCGGCTGGCTGGATGCCTTCATGGTGAAATATGCGGCCCGGCTGAACTCCATGGATGCCCTGGCCATTACCCGTCTGGATATCCTGGACGGGCTGGATGAAATCAAGATGTGCACCGGGTGGACCATCGACGGGGAACCCATCCAGCATATCCCGGCAGATCTGAGCATCCTGGCCAAAGCCCAGCCGGTCTATGAGACCTTCAAGGGCTGGAAGAAGGATATTTCCGGCGTCCGGTCCTATGGGGACCTGCCCAAGGAAGCCCAGGCCTATCTGGCCCGTCTCAGCGAAGTGGTGGGCGTGGAAATCGGCATTGTGTCCGTAGGCCCCAACCGGGATCAGACCTTCTGCCTGAAGGAATTCTTCTGA
- the gltS gene encoding sodium/glutamate symporter encodes MSIIMLKNILTFKADAVFTAALAAVMLLLGYWVKGKSPALRKYCIPAPVVGGFLFMFITFIGHQTGAYGFKFDTYFQDPFMLAFFTTVGLGASITLLKKGGGLLIIYWLISGIVSICQNGIGIAFSKIFGIEAPYALLASAISMIGGHGAAAAYGKTFVSMGYPAGLEVGMAAATFGLISAVLVGGPVARMLIEKYDLKPDTSENFDTDVENVNASSREKLSSLDIIKNVTAILCCMAIGSMISGWIGKLIHMSFPTYVGAMFTAVILRNLNEKYHFYNFNFSLVDGIGDVMLNLYLAIALMTLRLWELSGLLGGVVLVVAAQVVFMVLACRFVIFRLLGGNYDAAVMCAGLCGHGLGATPSAIVNMTAVKDKYGMSRKAFMIVPIVGAFLVDVIYQPQTIAFIKFFVMPK; translated from the coding sequence ATGTCCATCATTATGCTGAAAAATATCCTGACTTTCAAGGCTGATGCGGTCTTTACCGCCGCATTGGCCGCTGTGATGCTGCTGCTGGGGTACTGGGTCAAAGGGAAAAGCCCGGCTCTCCGGAAGTACTGCATCCCCGCCCCGGTGGTAGGGGGATTCCTCTTTATGTTCATCACCTTCATCGGTCACCAGACAGGCGCCTACGGGTTCAAATTCGACACCTACTTCCAGGACCCCTTCATGCTGGCCTTCTTCACCACCGTGGGCCTGGGTGCCAGCATCACCCTGCTGAAAAAAGGCGGCGGTCTGCTGATCATCTACTGGCTGATATCCGGGATCGTTTCCATCTGCCAGAACGGCATCGGCATCGCCTTCTCCAAGATCTTTGGCATTGAAGCTCCCTATGCCCTGCTGGCCAGCGCCATTTCCATGATCGGCGGCCACGGAGCCGCCGCGGCCTATGGGAAGACCTTCGTATCCATGGGCTACCCGGCCGGTCTGGAAGTGGGCATGGCAGCTGCCACCTTTGGTCTGATTTCCGCCGTACTGGTGGGAGGACCGGTGGCCAGGATGCTCATCGAGAAGTATGATCTGAAACCGGATACCAGTGAGAACTTCGATACGGACGTGGAAAACGTCAATGCCTCCTCCCGGGAAAAACTCAGTTCCCTGGACATCATCAAGAATGTAACGGCTATCCTGTGCTGCATGGCCATCGGTTCCATGATCTCCGGCTGGATTGGCAAACTGATCCACATGAGCTTCCCCACCTATGTAGGAGCCATGTTCACCGCCGTGATCCTCCGGAACCTGAATGAGAAATACCATTTCTACAACTTCAATTTCTCCCTGGTGGACGGCATCGGGGATGTAATGCTGAACCTGTACCTGGCCATTGCCCTGATGACCCTCCGTCTGTGGGAGCTGTCCGGCCTGCTGGGCGGCGTTGTACTGGTTGTGGCGGCCCAGGTGGTGTTCATGGTCCTGGCCTGCCGGTTCGTGATTTTCCGGCTCCTGGGCGGCAACTATGATGCTGCGGTCATGTGTGCCGGTCTCTGCGGCCACGGACTGGGAGCTACCCCTTCCGCCATTGTGAACATGACCGCCGTGAAGGACAAATACGGCATGAGCCGGAAAGCCTTCATGATCGTCCCCATCGTAGGCGCCTTCCTGGTGGATGTGATCTACCAGCCCCAGACCATTGCCTTCATCAAGTTCTTTGTCATGCCGAAGTAA
- a CDS encoding membrane protein, producing the protein MQFNLIAFIFNPLVLLFATMALGNLFGELKFRKFKFGITGTLFIGLGIGYFLTRYAATFAKGSKYYASAMKVMQGKVIDGSLMNLALLIFIVGTGLLAAKDMKYAINKFGKQFVALAIFIPFVGAVASYGFSQALDNLSPFQITGTYTGALTSSAGLAAATESSDSESRRLAQDFANQSQKAQKKILAIVNGAKVRDAKLRGTAVPDTMTLENTKSLSQEDVEVFVTEAKAGVGVGHSIGYPFGVLFLILGINVIPKIFGFDVEEEKKKYFAQKAIDIKNNEKLAASTMPEVPMDFVGFSLAAFLGYVLGSIKIYMGPLGMFSLGSTGGAILVSLGLGSIGKVGPVNFRMNSTVLGKMRTYFLSVFLAGTGLNYGFRVIDAITGSGYMIVIISSLVAILSVLFGFLLGRYAFHINWTLLSGAITGGMTSAPGLGAAVDALECDEPAVSYGATQPLATLFMVIFSIIIHKLPI; encoded by the coding sequence ATGCAATTCAATTTGATTGCCTTTATCTTCAATCCCTTGGTGCTCCTGTTTGCCACCATGGCCCTGGGGAACCTTTTTGGTGAGCTGAAATTCCGGAAATTCAAATTCGGGATCACCGGCACTCTGTTCATCGGGCTGGGCATCGGATATTTCCTGACCCGGTATGCGGCCACTTTTGCCAAAGGTTCCAAATACTACGCCTCTGCCATGAAAGTCATGCAGGGGAAAGTCATCGACGGTTCTCTCATGAACCTGGCCCTGCTGATCTTCATCGTAGGGACCGGTCTGCTGGCCGCCAAGGACATGAAATATGCCATCAACAAATTCGGGAAACAGTTTGTGGCCCTGGCCATCTTCATTCCCTTTGTAGGGGCTGTGGCTTCCTATGGTTTTTCCCAGGCTTTGGACAACCTGAGCCCGTTCCAGATCACCGGGACCTATACCGGTGCCCTGACCAGTTCTGCCGGTCTGGCGGCGGCTACGGAATCCTCTGACAGCGAATCCCGACGGCTGGCCCAGGACTTTGCCAACCAGTCGCAGAAGGCCCAGAAGAAGATCCTGGCCATTGTGAACGGCGCCAAGGTCCGTGACGCCAAACTGCGGGGTACGGCGGTGCCTGACACCATGACCCTGGAAAACACCAAATCCCTGAGCCAGGAAGATGTGGAAGTCTTCGTGACGGAAGCCAAGGCCGGCGTAGGGGTGGGCCATTCCATCGGCTATCCGTTCGGGGTGCTGTTCCTGATCCTGGGGATCAACGTGATTCCCAAAATCTTCGGGTTTGACGTGGAAGAAGAAAAGAAGAAGTACTTTGCCCAAAAGGCCATCGATATCAAGAACAATGAAAAACTGGCGGCTTCCACCATGCCGGAAGTTCCCATGGATTTTGTCGGGTTCTCCCTGGCGGCGTTCCTGGGCTATGTGCTGGGTTCCATCAAGATTTACATGGGGCCCCTGGGGATGTTCTCCCTGGGTTCCACCGGCGGTGCCATCCTGGTTTCCCTGGGTCTGGGTTCCATCGGGAAGGTGGGGCCTGTGAACTTCCGGATGAACTCCACGGTGCTGGGGAAGATGCGGACCTATTTCCTGTCCGTGTTCCTGGCCGGTACCGGTCTGAACTACGGGTTCCGGGTCATTGACGCCATCACCGGTTCCGGGTACATGATCGTAATCATTTCCTCCCTGGTGGCCATCCTGTCCGTGCTGTTCGGGTTCCTGCTGGGGCGCTATGCCTTCCACATCAACTGGACCCTGCTCAGCGGTGCCATCACTGGCGGCATGACTTCCGCTCCCGGCCTGGGGGCTGCCGTGGATGCCCTGGAATGTGATGAACCGGCGGTATCCTACGGGGCAACCCAGCCGCTGGCCACCCTGTTCATGGTAATCTTCTCCATCATCATCCATAAACTGCCGATCTGA
- the dnaB gene encoding replicative DNA helicase — translation MEERIPPQNIEAEQSVLGAMLISREAIDKAGEILNEDDFYRPDDRTIFSAIMDLHSRNEAVDLVTVTEELRRLGKLDAIGGTAAITALSNAVPTAANVVYHAKIVEEKSLRRQLINSATEVAASGYEEDQDIAQTIDQAEQKILAVANRKHSGGVVKIKDIVKSAMARIEELYDTKDAFTGLPTGFTDFDKMTSGLQPSDLIIVAARPSMGKSSLVLNIAEHVALDGGKSVAFFSLEMSKEQLVQRLLCSQARIDASRLRIGQLQESEWPNLVSAADKLSAAKIMLDDTPGMTALEMRSKARRWKNENGLDLIIVDYLQLMQGSSKRASDNRQQEMSDISRSLKGLARELNVPVIALSQLSRSVEQRTSKRPMLSDLRESGALEQDADIVCFIYRDDYYNQDTEQKNVAELIVAKHRNGPVGTVPLYFRKDITRFEDLSRRPE, via the coding sequence TTGGAAGAACGTATCCCACCCCAGAATATCGAGGCGGAACAAAGTGTGCTGGGAGCCATGCTGATCAGCCGGGAAGCCATCGACAAGGCGGGAGAAATCCTCAATGAGGATGATTTTTACCGTCCGGACGACCGGACCATCTTTTCGGCCATTATGGATCTCCACAGCCGCAATGAGGCGGTGGACCTGGTCACCGTCACGGAAGAGCTGCGGAGGCTGGGAAAACTGGATGCCATCGGGGGCACAGCGGCCATTACGGCCCTGAGCAATGCGGTGCCCACGGCAGCCAATGTGGTGTACCATGCCAAGATTGTGGAGGAAAAATCTCTCCGCCGGCAGCTGATCAATTCCGCAACGGAAGTGGCGGCCAGCGGCTATGAGGAAGACCAGGACATTGCCCAGACCATCGACCAGGCGGAACAGAAAATCCTGGCGGTGGCCAACCGGAAACATTCCGGGGGCGTGGTGAAGATCAAGGACATTGTGAAAAGCGCCATGGCCCGGATCGAAGAGCTGTATGACACTAAGGATGCCTTCACCGGTCTGCCCACCGGGTTTACGGATTTCGACAAGATGACCAGCGGTCTCCAGCCTTCGGATCTGATCATCGTGGCGGCCCGTCCTTCCATGGGGAAATCCTCCCTGGTGCTGAATATTGCGGAACATGTGGCGTTGGATGGGGGCAAATCCGTGGCCTTCTTTTCCCTGGAAATGAGCAAGGAGCAGCTGGTCCAGCGGCTTCTGTGCTCCCAGGCCCGGATCGACGCCTCCCGGCTGCGGATCGGCCAGCTCCAGGAAAGCGAATGGCCCAACCTGGTCAGTGCGGCGGACAAGCTCAGTGCCGCCAAGATCATGTTGGACGATACCCCGGGGATGACGGCACTGGAAATGCGGTCCAAGGCCCGGCGGTGGAAAAATGAAAACGGCCTGGATCTGATCATCGTGGACTATCTGCAGCTGATGCAGGGATCTTCCAAACGGGCCAGCGACAACCGGCAGCAGGAAATGAGTGACATCTCCCGGTCCCTGAAGGGACTGGCCCGGGAACTGAATGTGCCGGTGATCGCCCTGTCCCAGCTGAGCCGGAGCGTGGAACAGCGGACCAGCAAACGGCCCATGCTCAGTGACCTGCGGGAATCCGGGGCCCTGGAACAGGATGCGGATATCGTTTGCTTCATCTACCGGGACGATTATTACAACCAGGATACGGAACAGAAGAATGTGGCGGAACTGATCGTGGCCAAGCACCGGAATGGTCCGGTGGGCACGGTGCCGCTGTATTTCCGGAAAGACATTACCCGGTTCGAGGACCTGAGCCGGCGGCCGGAATGA
- the rplI gene encoding 50S ribosomal protein L9: MKVILLQDIKKLGKKGDIIETAEGYGRNYLIPRGMAEEATSRNLNQAKQDMQVAKHRAAQAHDEAVVLAAQLEKVTLHMKVKVGANGKLFGSIASKDVADALLTQTGMEGVDRRKIEIPETIKSPGVYTATAKLLPDVSAKFKVVVETEE, from the coding sequence ATGAAAGTAATCCTGCTGCAGGACATCAAGAAATTGGGTAAAAAAGGCGATATCATCGAAACGGCGGAAGGCTATGGCCGGAACTATCTGATTCCCCGGGGCATGGCGGAAGAAGCTACTTCCCGGAACCTGAACCAGGCCAAACAGGATATGCAGGTGGCCAAACACCGGGCTGCCCAGGCCCATGACGAAGCGGTGGTCCTGGCGGCCCAGCTGGAAAAAGTCACCCTGCACATGAAGGTGAAGGTGGGGGCCAACGGCAAGCTGTTCGGTTCCATTGCTTCCAAGGATGTGGCGGATGCCCTGCTGACTCAGACCGGCATGGAAGGGGTTGACCGGCGGAAAATCGAGATCCCGGAAACCATCAAGAGCCCGGGGGTATATACCGCTACGGCCAAACTGCTGCCGGATGTGTCTGCCAAATTCAAAGTGGTTGTAGAAACGGAAGAATAA
- a CDS encoding DHH family phosphoesterase, whose translation MDDKSRRNLWQSVRIGVALLGSVLVIYGIAVNQAICTAIGFISVLLVYYLTFRSNRLREAWFNHSMTTVVRNIERANNYASQRIPIGIGVFDKEGHLQWRNRLFNEFIAVDVPLATPFEKVMPPPDNNFATLRLRDADKQIKIGDRIYKMLVRRIQITDNPEEDTGLALYLTDITDRERQKKRYEEERPVVAYVQFDNYDDAMKGLNENERASLIVDVTKAIGGWVEDVHGYFQKYTEDMFVVGMSRKGLTDTISKKFQVLDRVREIKSGNRVSPTISIGVAADGRNLAELSQKAQAALDLALGRGGDQAVVQLGDDMSFYGARGSVQAKNTRVRARIVAQAIHELMVGADQVFIMGHVNEDYDALGAAIGVAKMALTLNKSCCIVASGQGPSLKKLETVSKDQSDRYLSLFVTEEEALKRISSGSILVLVDHHRAMLSASPKILQSIRRRIIIDHHRRAEDAITDVMLQYMEPSTSSTCEMVTEILQYFENKLQLSEVEATALYAGILVDTKNFAVQTGERTFEAAAFLRRNGADPHMVSLLFKDDEHTVLTRARIITEMKQPLPGLAVAVHRCSCQDKDTPVIVAQAADELLTMDDIRASVVFSQNENGVSISARSDGSVNVQVMMEELGGGGHQTVAGVQVKGVTAEELMPKVLELAKEQMKESDTDESNPAAGHQEIG comes from the coding sequence ATGGACGACAAATCACGCCGGAACCTGTGGCAGTCGGTGCGCATCGGGGTGGCCCTGCTGGGGTCCGTCCTGGTGATCTACGGGATTGCGGTGAACCAGGCCATCTGCACGGCCATTGGGTTTATTTCGGTGCTGCTGGTCTATTATCTGACCTTCCGGAGCAACCGGCTCCGGGAAGCCTGGTTCAACCATTCCATGACCACGGTGGTCCGGAACATCGAACGGGCCAACAATTACGCTTCCCAGCGGATCCCCATCGGCATCGGGGTGTTCGACAAGGAAGGCCATCTCCAGTGGCGGAACCGGCTGTTCAATGAATTCATCGCGGTGGATGTGCCCCTGGCTACGCCTTTTGAAAAGGTGATGCCGCCGCCGGACAACAATTTTGCCACCCTGCGGCTCCGGGATGCGGACAAACAGATCAAGATCGGGGACCGGATCTACAAGATGCTGGTCCGGCGGATCCAGATCACGGACAATCCGGAGGAGGATACGGGCCTGGCCCTGTACCTGACGGATATCACCGACCGGGAACGGCAGAAAAAACGGTATGAGGAAGAACGGCCGGTGGTGGCCTATGTCCAGTTCGACAACTATGATGACGCCATGAAGGGCCTGAACGAAAATGAACGGGCCAGCCTGATCGTGGATGTGACCAAAGCCATCGGCGGCTGGGTGGAAGATGTCCATGGATATTTCCAGAAATATACGGAAGACATGTTTGTGGTGGGCATGAGCCGGAAGGGGCTTACGGATACCATCAGCAAGAAATTCCAGGTGCTGGACCGGGTCCGGGAAATCAAAAGCGGGAACCGGGTCAGCCCCACCATCAGTATCGGGGTGGCGGCGGATGGCCGGAACCTGGCGGAACTGAGCCAGAAGGCCCAGGCGGCCCTGGACCTGGCGCTGGGCCGGGGCGGGGACCAGGCGGTGGTCCAGCTGGGAGACGATATGAGCTTCTACGGGGCCCGGGGTTCCGTCCAGGCCAAGAATACCCGGGTACGGGCCCGGATCGTGGCCCAGGCCATCCATGAACTGATGGTCGGTGCGGACCAGGTGTTCATCATGGGCCATGTGAATGAAGACTACGATGCCCTGGGGGCGGCCATCGGGGTGGCCAAAATGGCCCTGACCCTGAACAAAAGCTGCTGCATCGTGGCCAGCGGCCAGGGGCCTTCCCTGAAGAAACTGGAAACGGTATCCAAGGACCAGAGTGACCGGTACCTGTCCCTGTTCGTCACGGAGGAAGAAGCACTGAAACGGATTTCCTCCGGCAGCATCCTGGTGCTGGTGGATCATCACCGGGCCATGCTCAGCGCATCGCCCAAAATCCTCCAGTCCATCCGCCGGCGGATCATCATCGATCATCACCGGCGGGCGGAAGACGCCATTACCGATGTGATGCTCCAGTATATGGAACCGTCCACTTCCTCCACCTGTGAGATGGTGACGGAAATCCTCCAGTATTTTGAAAACAAGCTGCAGCTTTCGGAAGTGGAAGCCACGGCCCTGTATGCAGGGATCCTGGTGGACACCAAGAATTTTGCGGTACAGACCGGGGAACGGACCTTCGAAGCGGCAGCCTTCCTGCGCCGGAACGGGGCGGATCCCCATATGGTTTCCCTGCTGTTCAAGGATGATGAACATACGGTGCTCACCCGGGCCCGGATCATCACCGAGATGAAACAGCCCCTGCCCGGGCTGGCTGTGGCGGTGCACCGGTGTTCCTGCCAGGACAAGGACACGCCGGTGATCGTGGCCCAGGCGGCGGATGAACTGCTGACCATGGATGACATCCGGGCCAGTGTGGTTTTCAGCCAGAACGAGAATGGAGTCAGCATCAGCGCCCGCAGTGACGGATCCGTCAATGTGCAGGTGATGATGGAAGAACTTGGCGGCGGCGGCCATCAGACCGTTGCCGGGGTCCAGGTGAAGGGCGTGACGGCGGAAGAACTGATGCCGAAGGTCCTTGAACTGGCCAAAGAACAAATGAAGGAGAGCGATACAGATGAAAGTAATCCTGCTGCAGGACATCAAGAAATTGGGTAA
- the purB gene encoding adenylosuccinate lyase produces MIPRYTSKEMGSIWTEENEDRNIVKVEVTACEAMNKLGIVPDDALHDIQTKADFDLDRVHEIEKTTNHDIISLLTSVAEHVGDASKYIHKGLTSNDVKDTAMGLMMKHSAEILIREEKELHEILKSQAQKYRHTLCVGRTHGIHAEPMTFGLKFLLWMSETERNIERLEMAKKYISVGKLSGAIGTYSNIDPFVEKYVCEKLGLTPVPIANQVVQRDRHAFYLSTIAVCGATLEKMATEVRHLQRTEVREAEEYFAPGQKGSSAMPHKRNPITCEKVCGMARVLRGNAEAAIENVALWHERDISHSSVERIIIPDSTILLDHMLRKMKDIMGKMLVYPEAMLRDLNLTGGLIYSQNLLIALVSKGVLREDAYKWVQRNAMARWMEGADFKTNVEADPDIDKYLTKEEVEACFEPKHMLKHVDEIYARFGM; encoded by the coding sequence GTGATTCCACGTTATACCAGTAAAGAAATGGGTTCCATCTGGACGGAAGAAAACGAAGACCGCAACATTGTCAAAGTTGAAGTCACGGCCTGCGAAGCCATGAACAAACTGGGCATTGTACCGGATGATGCGCTCCATGACATCCAAACCAAGGCGGACTTCGATCTGGACCGGGTCCACGAAATCGAAAAGACCACCAACCATGACATCATTTCTCTGCTTACTTCTGTGGCTGAACACGTCGGCGATGCTTCCAAATATATCCATAAAGGCCTGACCTCCAACGACGTGAAGGATACGGCTATGGGGCTCATGATGAAACATTCCGCGGAAATCCTGATCCGGGAAGAAAAAGAACTCCATGAAATCCTGAAAAGCCAGGCCCAGAAATACCGGCATACCCTGTGCGTGGGCCGTACCCACGGGATCCATGCGGAACCCATGACCTTTGGCCTGAAGTTCCTGCTGTGGATGTCTGAAACCGAACGGAACATCGAACGGCTGGAAATGGCCAAGAAATACATCTCTGTAGGCAAGCTCAGCGGTGCCATCGGGACCTATTCCAACATCGACCCGTTTGTGGAAAAATACGTCTGTGAAAAACTGGGCCTGACGCCTGTGCCCATTGCCAACCAGGTTGTCCAGAGAGATCGGCATGCCTTCTATCTGAGCACCATCGCCGTGTGCGGCGCCACCCTGGAGAAGATGGCCACGGAAGTCCGTCATCTCCAGCGTACGGAAGTCCGGGAAGCGGAAGAATATTTTGCTCCCGGCCAGAAGGGCTCTTCCGCCATGCCTCACAAACGGAACCCCATCACCTGCGAAAAAGTCTGCGGTATGGCCCGTGTGCTCCGGGGCAATGCGGAAGCCGCCATTGAAAACGTGGCCCTGTGGCATGAACGGGATATCTCCCATTCTTCCGTGGAACGGATCATCATCCCGGATTCCACCATCCTGCTGGATCATATGCTCCGGAAGATGAAGGATATCATGGGCAAGATGCTGGTGTATCCGGAAGCCATGCTTCGGGATCTGAACCTGACCGGCGGCCTGATTTACAGCCAGAACCTGCTGATCGCCCTGGTGAGCAAAGGCGTGCTCCGGGAAGACGCCTACAAGTGGGTGCAGCGGAACGCCATGGCCCGCTGGATGGAAGGTGCCGACTTCAAGACCAACGTGGAAGCGGATCCGGATATCGACAAGTACCTGACCAAGGAAGAAGTGGAAGCCTGCTTCGAACCGAAACATATGCTGAAGCATGTGGACGAAATCTACGCACGGTTTGGAATGTAA